From Drosophila suzukii chromosome 2R, CBGP_Dsuzu_IsoJpt1.0, whole genome shotgun sequence, a single genomic window includes:
- the LOC108008975 gene encoding uncharacterized protein translates to MAARFIISALLLASPAVWGKPTFGREHVHIRIHLPESGGDHGGHGGGDFGGHGGGDFGGHGGGGYEIHSHDGGYSGGGGGGGHVNTYAIITENHSSGGGGGHGGYSSGGYSSGGYSSGHDDAKIAAIAAAAGSSSDHGHGHGGGGGHGGDLGGHAIANIAAIAASSDSSAHGGSSGGYGGYSGGGHGGYSGGGHSGGGHDTQVIVAAAAAGDSSSGGYGGGSSGGYDAGYSGGSSYSGGSSYSSGSSYSSGGYSGGQGGGYSSGGHGGGSSYDTQVVAAAAASGSGGSYGGSSGGGGDGYSYSAPASGGWAGSSSNWK, encoded by the exons ATGGCAGCCCGTTTCATA ATCAGTGCGCTTCTGCTGGCCAGCCCGGCAGTTTGGGGCAAACCCACCTTCGGACGCGAGCACGTCCACATCCGCATTCACCTGCCGGAGAGCGGTGGCGACCACGGCGGTCACGGAGGCGGTGACTTTGGAGGTCACGGAGGCGGCGACTTCGGAGGCCATGGAGGCGGTGGTTACGAGATTCACTCCCATGATGGGGGATACAGCGGCGGCGGTGGAGGTGGTGGTCATGTGAACACCTATGCCATCATCACCGAGAACCACTCTTCGGGCGGAGGTGGAGGCCACGGCGGATACAGCTCCGGCGGATACAGTTCCGGCGGATATAGTTCCGGTCACGATGATGCCAAGATTGCCGCCATCGCAGCTGCTGCTGGTTCGTCCTCCGATCACGGACATGGTCACGGAGGCGGCGGCGGACATGGAGGAGACTTGGGTGGACATGCCATCGCCAACATTGCAGCTATCGCCGCCAGCTCGGACTCCTCTGCCCACGGAGGCAGCTCCGGAGGCTACGGAGGATACAGCGGTGGTGGTCATGGAGGCTACAGCGGTGGTGGACACAGCGGCGGAGGCCATGATACCCAGGTGATTGTCGCTGCCGCCGCTGCTGGTGATTCCTCCTCCGGCGGATATGGCGGAGGCTCCTCGGGTGGATATGATGCAGGCTACTCCGGGGGCTCCTCCTACAGCGGTGGCTCCTCCTACAGCAGTGGCTCCTCCTACAGCTCCGGAGGATACAGCGGAGGACAAGGCGGTGGCTACAGTAGCGGTGGACATGGCGGCGGATCCAGCTACGATACCCAGGTGGTGGCGGCTGCCGCTGCCTCCGGAAGCGGTGGCTCCTACGGCGGATCTTCCGGCGGCGGTGGCGACGGATACAGCTACTCCGCGCCAGCTTCCGGCGGCTGGGCGGGATCCAGCTCCAACTGGAAATAG
- the Tpc2 gene encoding mitochondrial thiamine pyrophosphate carrier, with translation MPENSVVVQVMQALGGGVAGAITRSITQPLDVLKIRFQMQVEPVTNDKGSKYRGVIHAFKSIYAEEGMRGMFRGHNSGQVLSVTYALVQFWSYEQLRALAHQSDYWNQRPFLMFFVCGGLAGCLGAVAAQPLDVVRTQMVAADPSSNRSQMSTLSGLRRVFRLEGWAGLSRGLPFQLVQVFPLVGANFLFYKYLNALVLMAMPPAPPDHRQEIHGGFLFLNGALSGVIAKMIVYPADLLKKRIQLMAFKQERKTFGRNPECPTVLGCIAATFRVEGIGGFYKGMSPTLFKAGLTSAVYFSIYDMFKRHLIGPVKEADKSRQKLGN, from the coding sequence ATGCCCGAAAACTCGGTGGTAGTCCAGGTAATGCAGGCCCTTGGTGGCGGAGTCGCCGGAGCTATCACCCGCAGCATCACCCAGCCGCTGGATGTGCTGAAGATCCGCTTCCAGATGCAGGTGGAGCCGGTCACCAACGACAAGGGGTCCAAGTACCGCGGGGTCATCCACGCCTTTAAGTCGATATACGCTGAGGAGGGAATGCGAGGCATGTTCCGGGGCCACAACTCTGGCCAGGTCCTCAGTGTCACGTACGCCTTGGTGCAGTTCTGGTCCTACGAACAGCTCCGCGCACTGGCCCACCAGTCGGACTACTGGAACCAGCGTCCCTTCCTCATGTTCTTCGTCTGCGGCGGCCTGGCGGGATGCCTGGGAGCCGTGGCCGCCCAGCCACTCGACGTGGTGCGGACCCAGATGGTGGCTGCCGATCCCTCCTCGAACCGCAGCCAGATGAGCACCCTGAGTGGACTGCGAAGGGTCTTCAGGCTGGAGGGCTGGGCGGGGCTTTCGCGAGGATTGCCCTTCCAGTTGGTGCAGGTCTTCCCGCTGGTGGGGGCCAACTTCCTCTTCTACAAGTACCTGAATGCCCTGGTGCTCATGGCCATGCCGCCGGCACCGCCCGACCACCGCCAGGAGATCCACGGCGGCTTCCTTTTCCTCAACGGAGCGCTGTCCGGGGTGATTGCCAAGATGATCGTCTACCCGGCGGACCTGCTCAAGAAGCGCATCCAGCTGATGGCCTTCAAACAGGAGCGCAAGACCTTCGGCCGCAACCCCGAATGCCCAACGGTCCTGGGCTGCATCGCCGCCACGTTCCGGGTGGAGGGCATTGGAGGCTTCTACAAGGGAATGTCGCCTACCCTCTTCAAGGCCGGACTGACCAGCGCCGTTTACTTCTCCATCTACGACATGTTCAAGCGCCACCTGATTGGCCCCGTGAAGGAAGCCGACAAAAGTCGGCAAAAGCTTGGGAACTAG